From bacterium, a single genomic window includes:
- a CDS encoding EamA family transporter RarD: FDLLLMSSGVVTALPLIWFVEAARRLRLTTLGFLQYLSPTLQFLLGVFLFAEPFPPERRIAFGLIWAALALFTVDATLALRRAEQFPPKPAER, encoded by the coding sequence TTCGACCTGCTCCTGATGTCGAGCGGCGTCGTCACCGCGCTGCCGCTGATCTGGTTCGTCGAGGCGGCGCGGCGGCTGCGGCTGACGACGCTCGGCTTCCTGCAGTACCTCTCGCCGACGCTGCAGTTCCTGCTCGGCGTCTTCCTCTTCGCCGAGCCGTTCCCGCCGGAGCGGCGGATCGCCTTCGGCCTGATCTGGGCCGCGCTGGCGCTGTTCACCGTGGACGCGACGCTCGCGCTGCGCCGCGCCGAGCAGTTCCCGCCGAAGCCCGCCGAGCGCTGA
- a CDS encoding cupin domain-containing protein, which produces MSEQETRKSRGAVEPATAQPLASLLDVVPGAIVSRTIHNADGGTLTFFAFDEGQSLSEHTSPYNAFVQVVEGAVDLRIGGKPVAARAGDFVLMPANVPHALVAAAPLKMLLTMYR; this is translated from the coding sequence ATGAGCGAACAGGAAACGAGGAAGTCCCGCGGCGCCGTCGAGCCGGCGACCGCCCAGCCGCTGGCCTCGCTGCTCGACGTCGTCCCCGGCGCGATCGTCAGCCGCACGATCCACAACGCCGACGGCGGCACGCTGACCTTCTTCGCCTTCGACGAAGGGCAGTCGCTGAGCGAGCACACGTCGCCCTACAACGCGTTCGTGCAGGTCGTCGAAGGGGCGGTCGATCTGCGGATCGGCGGCAAGCCGGTCGCCGCGCGCGCGGGCGACTTCGTGCTGATGCCGGCCAACGTGCCGCACGCCCTCGTCGCCGCCGCGCCGCTCAAGATGCTGCTGACGATGTACCGCTGA
- a CDS encoding alkaline phosphatase family protein has protein sequence MNPIDQAMSEAVRGAYRRGQEEETMEPLCRVDDAGQPVGRIQDGDFVVFYDIRGEREVELTEAFVRPRGVGFPVDPELAVNFATMIEYDAKLPVKVAFPPERRLKGTLVEAVSRAGRRVVKVTETEKAIHLAYFLNGKQDVAFPGETRVAPPSPHDPFSEPEMRSEEIADALIAAVADPGAALVVGNLPNMDVVGHGEDKAAILRAIAAVDRAVGRILAVCRRAGVTALVTADHGSVEHWLYPEGTIDTGHTTSPVPFVYAPPDGSRLKLRRGGSLVDVAPTALQLLGIDPPAEMTGRPLFVEAPPRDPARRVLLLVCDGWGLAEPGPGNLLSQAEAPHLRALLAERSWTELAASGLAVGLPEGTVGNSEAGHLHIGAGRVVSSDRVRIARAIEDGSFYENEAFRWAVEGAKRERTRLHLLGIVSFFSSHGSIEHLFALLELARRAGAENVFVHGLLGRRGERPESGAHYVGEIERKTAELGVGRLVSVIGRHWALDRERNWDRVERTYRLLVDGVGRPVH, from the coding sequence ATGAACCCGATCGACCAGGCGATGTCGGAGGCGGTGCGCGGGGCGTACCGCCGCGGGCAGGAAGAAGAGACGATGGAGCCGCTCTGCCGCGTGGACGACGCGGGGCAGCCGGTCGGGCGGATCCAGGACGGCGACTTCGTGGTCTTCTACGACATCCGCGGCGAGCGCGAGGTCGAGCTGACCGAGGCGTTCGTGCGGCCGCGCGGCGTCGGCTTCCCGGTCGATCCGGAGCTCGCGGTCAACTTCGCGACGATGATCGAGTACGACGCGAAGCTGCCGGTGAAGGTCGCCTTCCCGCCGGAGCGGCGGCTCAAGGGCACGCTCGTCGAGGCGGTCTCGCGCGCCGGACGGCGCGTGGTGAAGGTGACCGAGACGGAGAAGGCGATCCACCTCGCCTACTTCCTCAACGGCAAGCAGGACGTCGCCTTCCCCGGCGAGACGCGCGTCGCGCCCCCCTCGCCGCACGATCCGTTCTCCGAGCCGGAGATGCGCTCGGAGGAAATCGCCGACGCGCTGATCGCGGCGGTCGCCGATCCGGGGGCCGCGCTGGTCGTCGGCAACCTGCCGAACATGGACGTCGTCGGCCACGGCGAGGACAAGGCGGCGATCCTGCGCGCGATCGCGGCGGTGGACCGCGCGGTCGGGCGGATCCTCGCCGTCTGCCGGCGGGCCGGCGTGACGGCGCTCGTCACGGCCGACCACGGCTCGGTCGAGCACTGGCTCTACCCGGAAGGGACGATCGACACCGGCCACACGACGAGCCCGGTGCCGTTCGTCTACGCGCCGCCCGACGGCTCGCGCCTGAAGCTGCGCCGCGGCGGAAGCCTCGTGGACGTCGCGCCGACGGCGCTGCAGCTGCTGGGGATCGATCCGCCGGCGGAGATGACGGGGCGCCCGCTGTTCGTCGAGGCGCCGCCGCGCGATCCGGCGCGGCGGGTGCTGCTGCTCGTCTGCGACGGCTGGGGGCTCGCCGAGCCGGGGCCGGGCAATCTCCTCTCGCAGGCCGAGGCGCCGCATCTGCGGGCGCTGCTCGCCGAGCGCTCGTGGACCGAGCTCGCGGCATCGGGGCTTGCTGTCGGGCTGCCGGAAGGGACCGTCGGCAACTCCGAGGCCGGGCATCTGCACATCGGCGCGGGACGGGTCGTTTCGTCCGACCGGGTGCGGATCGCGCGGGCGATCGAGGACGGCTCGTTCTACGAGAACGAGGCGTTCCGCTGGGCGGTCGAGGGGGCGAAGCGGGAGCGGACGCGGCTCCACCTGCTGGGGATCGTGTCGTTCTTCTCCTCGCACGGTTCGATCGAGCACCTCTTCGCGCTGCTCGAACTGGCGCGGCGCGCCGGCGCGGAGAACGTCTTCGTGCACGGCTTGCTCGGCCGGCGCGGCGAGCGTCCGGAGTCGGGGGCGCACTACGTCGGCGAGATCGAGCGGAAGACGGCGGAGCTGGGGGTGGGGCGGTTGGTGTCGGTGATCGGGCGTCACTGGGCGCTCGACCGCGAGCGGAACTGGGATCGGGTGGAGCGGACGTATCGGCTGCTCGTGGACGGCGTGGGGCGGCCCGTTCACTGA
- the galE gene encoding UDP-glucose 4-epimerase GalE produces MRVLVTGGAGYIGSVVSEELLRDGHEVVVLDNLVKGHRAAVPGGAAFVQGDVADGELVRRVVGERGVEAVVHMAAYSLVGESVQDPAKYYRNNLVGGLALLEALVASGVKKIVFSSSAATYGEPARQPIEETDPTAPTNPYGATKLAFEGALRWFGGAHGLGWVALRYFNAAGASQERGEDHDPESHLIPIVLQAAQGKRAAVTIFGDDYPTPDGTCVRDYVHVVDLARAHILALDACAPEGRIYNLGCGGAGYSVKEVVDVAREVTGREIPTKIGPRRAGDPARLVAGADKIKRELGWKPQWQELHGIVASAWRFMERRPDGYAE; encoded by the coding sequence ATGCGCGTGCTCGTCACCGGGGGGGCGGGGTACATCGGCAGCGTCGTTTCCGAGGAGCTGCTGCGGGACGGCCACGAGGTCGTGGTCCTGGACAACTTGGTCAAGGGACACCGCGCCGCCGTCCCGGGCGGCGCGGCGTTCGTCCAAGGGGACGTCGCCGACGGCGAGTTGGTGCGGCGCGTCGTCGGGGAGCGCGGCGTCGAGGCGGTCGTCCACATGGCGGCCTACTCGCTCGTCGGCGAGTCGGTGCAGGACCCGGCGAAGTACTACCGCAACAACCTGGTCGGCGGCCTCGCGCTGCTCGAGGCGCTCGTCGCGTCGGGGGTGAAGAAGATCGTCTTCTCCTCCAGCGCCGCGACCTACGGCGAGCCGGCCAGGCAGCCGATCGAGGAGACCGACCCGACGGCGCCGACGAATCCGTACGGCGCGACGAAGCTGGCCTTCGAGGGGGCGCTGCGCTGGTTCGGCGGGGCGCACGGGCTCGGCTGGGTCGCGCTGCGCTACTTCAACGCCGCCGGCGCGAGCCAGGAGCGCGGCGAGGACCACGATCCGGAATCGCACCTCATCCCGATCGTGCTCCAGGCGGCGCAGGGGAAGCGCGCGGCGGTGACGATCTTCGGCGACGACTACCCGACGCCGGACGGCACCTGCGTGCGCGACTACGTGCACGTCGTGGACCTCGCGCGGGCGCACATCCTCGCCCTCGACGCGTGCGCGCCGGAGGGGCGGATCTACAACCTCGGCTGCGGCGGCGCCGGCTACTCGGTGAAGGAGGTCGTGGACGTCGCGCGCGAGGTGACGGGGCGCGAGATCCCGACGAAGATCGGCCCGCGGCGCGCGGGCGACCCGGCGCGGCTCGTCGCCGGCGCGGACAAGATCAAGCGCGAGCTCGGCTGGAAGCCGCAGTGGCAGGAGCTGCACGGGATCGTCGCCTCGGCGTGGCGCTTCATGGAGCGGCGCCCCGACGGCTACGCGGAGTGA
- the lpdA gene encoding dihydrolipoyl dehydrogenase, with product MQEHDLVVVGAGPGGYVAAIRAAQLGMNVACVEREARLGGTCLRIGCIPSKALLESSEKYAEARKGFPRHGIKLGGEVGLDLAAMMKRKDDVVLALTKGVEGLFKKNNVTRVVGHGRLAGPGRVVVEGPDGTVELAAKNVVLAPGSVSAPLRGVEIDGKTVVTSTEALSFDAVPGHLAVIGAGAIGLELGTVWRRLGAKVTVLEYFDRIVPGLDLEIAVEALKIFKRQGLEFRLGARVLAARADGDGAVVEAEGAEPLRCDKVLVAVGRMPATKDLGLETVGIATDGKGRIEIDEKFRTNAAGVYAIGDAVRGVMLAHKAEEEAVACVEGIAGQFGHVDYDAIPAIVYTDPEIASVGKTEEELKAAGVEYKVGAFPFIANGRARAIGATDGKAKILADARTDRILGVHIVGARAGDLIAEAATAMAFKASAEDVARACHAHPTLSEVVKEAALGVAGRSIHI from the coding sequence GTGCAGGAGCACGATCTTGTCGTTGTCGGCGCCGGCCCCGGCGGCTACGTGGCCGCCATCCGCGCCGCGCAGTTGGGAATGAACGTCGCCTGCGTCGAGCGCGAGGCGCGCCTCGGCGGCACTTGCCTGCGGATCGGCTGCATCCCGAGCAAGGCGCTGCTCGAGTCGAGCGAGAAGTACGCGGAGGCCCGCAAGGGCTTCCCGCGGCACGGGATCAAGCTCGGCGGCGAGGTCGGGCTCGACCTCGCGGCGATGATGAAGCGGAAGGACGACGTCGTCCTCGCCCTCACCAAGGGGGTCGAGGGGCTGTTCAAGAAGAACAACGTGACGCGCGTCGTCGGGCACGGCCGGCTGGCCGGGCCGGGGCGCGTCGTCGTCGAGGGGCCGGACGGGACGGTCGAGCTGGCGGCGAAGAACGTCGTGCTCGCGCCGGGGAGCGTCTCGGCGCCGCTGCGCGGGGTGGAGATCGACGGGAAGACCGTCGTGACGAGCACGGAGGCGCTCTCGTTCGACGCCGTGCCGGGACACCTCGCGGTGATCGGCGCGGGGGCGATCGGCCTGGAGCTCGGCACGGTCTGGCGCCGCCTCGGCGCGAAGGTCACGGTGCTCGAGTACTTCGACCGCATCGTGCCCGGCCTCGACCTCGAGATCGCCGTCGAGGCGCTGAAGATCTTCAAGCGGCAGGGGCTCGAGTTCCGCCTCGGCGCGCGCGTCCTCGCGGCGCGGGCGGACGGCGACGGCGCGGTCGTCGAGGCCGAGGGCGCGGAGCCGCTGCGCTGCGACAAGGTGCTCGTCGCCGTCGGCCGCATGCCGGCGACGAAGGACCTCGGGCTGGAGACGGTCGGGATCGCGACCGACGGCAAGGGACGGATCGAGATCGACGAGAAGTTCCGCACGAACGCCGCCGGCGTCTACGCCATCGGCGACGCGGTCCGCGGCGTCATGCTGGCCCACAAGGCGGAGGAGGAAGCGGTCGCCTGCGTCGAGGGGATCGCCGGCCAGTTCGGCCACGTGGACTACGACGCGATCCCGGCGATCGTCTACACCGATCCGGAGATCGCCTCGGTCGGCAAGACGGAAGAGGAGCTCAAGGCGGCCGGCGTCGAGTACAAGGTCGGCGCCTTCCCGTTCATCGCCAACGGCCGGGCGCGCGCGATCGGCGCGACCGACGGCAAGGCGAAGATCCTCGCCGACGCGCGCACCGACCGGATCCTCGGCGTCCACATCGTCGGAGCCCGCGCCGGCGACCTGATCGCCGAGGCGGCCACGGCGATGGCCTTCAAGGCCTCGGCCGAGGACGTCGCCCGCGCCTGCCACGCCCACCCGACGCTGAGCGAGGTGGTGAAGGAGGCGGCGCTCGGCGTCGCCGGACGCTCGATCCACATCTGA
- the odhB gene encoding 2-oxoglutarate dehydrogenase complex dihydrolipoyllysine-residue succinyltransferase: protein MSVELKVPSFGESITEALVARWLRREGEFVARDEPLVVLETDKVTQEIPAPASGRLGPLLAAEGATVAVGAALATIDETAVAPEAKAEPAAPPTRGEAAKPAAPGPEASSAAKAAAPRAPKPAPASIVTQPTAIVPVPPPEPPRVMPAAERAMAEFGVDVRDLRGTGPGGRILKEDVVAAADLRAAATEPPVPPSRDAELAAIARAEASPRQEELVPMSPLRRKIAERLVVAQREAALLTTFNEVDMSAVAALRAAQREPFEKRYGVKLGLMSFFVKAAVDALKLVPAVNAQVQGDAVLYRNYYDVGVAVGGGRGLVVPVLRDADRLSFAEIEKAIADFASRAKENRLKLEELQGGTFTISNGGVYGSMLSTPIVNHPQSGVLGLHAIQDRPVAREGQVVVRPMMYVALTYDHRIIDGREAVTFLKRIKECIENPARMLLEV from the coding sequence ATGTCGGTCGAACTGAAGGTTCCGTCGTTCGGCGAGTCGATCACCGAGGCGCTGGTCGCGCGCTGGCTGCGCCGCGAGGGAGAGTTCGTGGCGCGCGACGAGCCGCTCGTCGTGCTGGAGACCGACAAGGTCACGCAGGAGATTCCCGCCCCGGCTTCGGGGCGGCTCGGGCCGCTCCTCGCCGCGGAGGGGGCGACCGTCGCGGTCGGCGCCGCGCTGGCGACGATCGACGAGACGGCCGTCGCGCCGGAGGCGAAGGCCGAGCCCGCCGCGCCGCCGACGCGCGGCGAGGCGGCGAAGCCGGCCGCGCCCGGGCCGGAGGCCTCGTCCGCGGCGAAGGCGGCGGCGCCGCGCGCGCCGAAGCCGGCGCCGGCCTCGATCGTGACGCAGCCGACGGCGATCGTGCCGGTCCCGCCCCCCGAGCCGCCGCGCGTGATGCCGGCCGCGGAGCGGGCGATGGCCGAGTTCGGCGTGGACGTGCGCGACCTGCGCGGCACCGGTCCCGGCGGCCGGATCCTCAAGGAGGACGTCGTCGCCGCGGCGGACCTGCGCGCGGCGGCCACCGAGCCGCCCGTGCCGCCGTCGCGGGACGCGGAACTGGCCGCGATCGCCCGCGCCGAGGCCTCGCCGCGGCAGGAGGAGCTCGTGCCGATGTCGCCGCTGCGGCGGAAGATCGCCGAGCGGCTCGTCGTCGCGCAGCGCGAGGCGGCGCTGCTCACGACGTTCAACGAGGTGGACATGTCGGCGGTCGCCGCGCTGCGCGCCGCGCAGCGCGAGCCGTTCGAGAAGCGCTACGGCGTCAAGCTCGGGCTGATGTCGTTCTTCGTGAAGGCGGCCGTGGACGCGTTGAAGCTCGTCCCGGCGGTCAACGCGCAGGTGCAGGGGGACGCCGTCCTTTATCGGAATTACTACGACGTCGGCGTCGCCGTCGGCGGCGGGCGCGGGCTGGTCGTGCCGGTCCTGCGCGACGCCGACCGGCTCAGCTTCGCCGAGATCGAGAAGGCGATCGCGGATTTCGCCTCGCGCGCGAAGGAGAACCGGCTCAAGCTGGAGGAGCTGCAGGGAGGGACGTTCACCATCAGCAACGGCGGCGTCTACGGCTCGATGCTCTCGACGCCGATCGTCAACCACCCGCAGAGCGGCGTCCTGGGGCTGCACGCCATTCAGGACCGCCCCGTGGCCCGCGAGGGGCAGGTGGTGGTGCGGCCGATGATGTACGTCGCGCTGACCTACGACCATCGGATCATCGACGGCCGCGAGGCGGTGACCTTCCTCAAGCGGATCAAGGAGTGCATCGAAAACCCGGCACGAATGTTGTTGGAGGTGTGA